In a single window of the Olivibacter sp. SDN3 genome:
- the nuoK gene encoding NADH-quinone oxidoreductase subunit NuoK, with protein METIVQNIQAVPINHYILFSSIIFSIGVIGVLIRRNVIIIMMSVELMLNAVNLLLAAFSVYHGDASGQVFVFFIMALAAAEVAVGLAIIVMVYRNTRSIDINTLNKLKW; from the coding sequence ATGGAAACGATCGTACAGAACATACAGGCAGTTCCAATAAATCACTATATCTTATTCAGTAGTATTATTTTTTCTATAGGAGTCATTGGTGTACTTATAAGAAGAAACGTCATTATTATTATGATGTCAGTGGAATTAATGTTAAACGCAGTGAATCTGTTGTTGGCGGCTTTCTCTGTCTATCATGGTGACGCTTCCGGGCAGGTTTTTGTTTTCTTTATCATGGCATTGGCTGCCGCTGAAGTGGCTGTTGGGCTGGCTATTATCGTCATGGTTTATAGAAATACCAGATCCATTGATATTAATACACTGAATAAATTAAAGTGGTAA
- the nuoL gene encoding NADH-quinone oxidoreductase subunit L, whose protein sequence is MTGLIWIVLLPLLGFIINGLGRHILSRTVVSIIGCGMVAVSFLLSCKVFGIVKAARQAGEEASFTQTIFDWISAGSLHISLSFLVDPLSATMLLIVTGIGFLIHVYAIGYMKHDEGFAKFFAYLNLFIFFMLLLVLGSNYVVMFIGWEGVGLCSYLLIGFWYQKSAYASAAKKAFVMNRIGDLGFLLAVFLLFTTFGSLEFSQIFPRAEAMASGDTTLFFITLLLFIAATGKSAQIPLFTWLPDAMAGPTPVSALIHAATMVTAGIYMIARSNIMFALSPVTMEIIAVIGLATALLAAFIAVTQNDIKKVLAYSTVSQLGYMFLGLGVGAFTGAFFHVITHAFFKALLFLGAGSVIHAMNDEQDMRVMGGLRTKLPITFTTMAIGTIAIAGIPPFAGFFSKDEILAHAFAHNKLLWILGFIGALFTSFYMFRMLFLTFFGKFRGSAQQQAHLHESPLSMTLPLIVLAALSAIGGFLNVPEALGGNTSLANFLAPVFAASTAKTDSFHLSHQTEYILMAVSIVSVIVLAIYAYIQYVSKSAIPASDEEPRNGLARLSYHKFYVDELYDFLVVRPLNALSTFFFSVVDNKGIDGLVNAVGKTVSNAGSMLRLLQQGNIGYYILFMVIGIIALLTYGLFII, encoded by the coding sequence ATGACAGGTTTAATTTGGATAGTACTTTTACCTTTATTGGGTTTCATAATCAACGGACTGGGTAGGCATATCTTATCACGTACAGTTGTCTCTATCATTGGGTGTGGTATGGTGGCCGTGTCTTTTTTATTAAGCTGTAAGGTGTTCGGCATAGTAAAAGCCGCCAGACAGGCAGGAGAGGAAGCTTCTTTTACCCAAACCATTTTTGACTGGATTAGCGCAGGGAGCCTGCATATTTCCCTGTCATTTCTGGTTGATCCACTCAGTGCAACTATGTTGTTGATTGTTACGGGCATAGGCTTTTTAATACATGTGTATGCTATAGGGTATATGAAGCATGATGAGGGATTTGCCAAATTTTTTGCCTACCTCAACTTGTTTATCTTCTTCATGCTGCTATTAGTACTCGGATCTAATTACGTTGTGATGTTTATAGGATGGGAGGGTGTTGGTCTATGTTCCTATCTGCTGATTGGTTTTTGGTACCAGAAATCCGCATATGCGAGTGCAGCGAAGAAAGCTTTTGTAATGAATAGAATAGGTGACTTAGGATTCCTTTTAGCTGTATTTCTTCTATTTACGACGTTTGGAAGTTTAGAGTTTTCTCAGATTTTTCCACGCGCTGAAGCGATGGCTTCTGGCGACACCACACTCTTTTTTATTACATTGCTGCTATTTATTGCTGCAACAGGCAAATCTGCACAGATCCCATTATTTACTTGGCTGCCAGACGCCATGGCGGGGCCTACACCCGTCTCTGCACTCATTCATGCGGCTACAATGGTGACCGCTGGTATTTATATGATTGCGAGATCGAATATCATGTTTGCGCTTTCACCGGTTACAATGGAAATCATCGCTGTTATTGGTTTAGCGACAGCCTTGCTCGCCGCGTTTATAGCTGTTACACAGAATGATATCAAGAAAGTGCTGGCCTATTCTACGGTTTCGCAATTAGGCTATATGTTTTTAGGGCTTGGGGTTGGAGCATTTACCGGTGCTTTCTTCCATGTAATTACCCACGCGTTTTTTAAAGCATTACTCTTCCTCGGAGCCGGTTCCGTCATTCACGCTATGAATGATGAACAGGATATGCGGGTAATGGGCGGGTTGCGGACTAAACTTCCGATCACTTTTACTACTATGGCCATAGGTACGATAGCTATAGCTGGAATTCCACCATTTGCAGGATTTTTCTCGAAAGATGAAATCCTCGCACATGCCTTTGCCCATAATAAGCTACTTTGGATACTGGGATTTATTGGAGCGCTGTTCACTTCCTTCTATATGTTTAGGATGTTGTTTTTAACTTTTTTCGGGAAGTTCCGAGGGAGTGCCCAACAGCAAGCACATCTGCATGAGTCTCCTTTATCGATGACCTTACCTTTGATTGTATTGGCCGCCCTGTCAGCAATAGGAGGCTTTTTAAATGTACCTGAGGCTTTAGGTGGAAATACTTCTTTGGCAAATTTCTTGGCACCGGTTTTCGCAGCTTCCACTGCAAAAACAGATAGCTTTCACCTATCGCATCAAACAGAATATATATTAATGGCAGTTTCCATTGTTAGTGTAATCGTTTTGGCCATTTATGCGTATATACAGTATGTCTCAAAATCGGCAATACCAGCCTCGGATGAAGAGCCACGAAATGGTCTCGCAAGACTTTCATATCATAAATTTTATGTAGATGAGTTGTATGATTTTCTGGTGGTGAGGCCTTTAAATGCATTGTCAACCTTTTTCTTTAGCGTGGTCGATAACAAAGGAATAGATGGATTGGTAAATGCTGTAGGCAAGACAGTGAGCAACGCTGGTAGTATGTTGCGCCTTTTACAGCAGGGTAATATAGGATACTACATACTTTTTATGGTTATCGGTATTATTGCTTTACTTACTTATGGTTTATTTATAATTTAA
- a CDS encoding NuoM family protein — MDNIVLLLLVPIIGALLLTFVNQSKTAKILALIISLTSLAATVPFLVTFVPDASMQFEQNTPWISSLGIHFHVGIDGISLPLVLLTNGLIPCIILTTFKQQQKGNFYALILFMQAGLILVFTALDGFLFYVGWEIALIPIYFICGLWGGQKRIRTTLKFFIYTFSGSLLMLIAIIYLYTQVPTANYELSSFYELALDEHTQRWIFWAFFIAFAIKIPLVPFHTWQPDTYTEAPSAGTMLLSGIMLKMGVYGLIRWLIPIAPLGVNQYAYLAILLAIIGIVYASIIAFRQRDLKRLIAYSSIAHVGLIAAGVFVWNVQGLQGAMIQMINHGISVVGLFFVIEIIERQLDTRDIKELGGLAKPAPILAAIFLIIVMGAIGLPLTNGFVGEFLLLMGVYQYSFWAALFAGLTIILGAVYMLRMYQGTMLGATVERAAGFKDISETDALVLCVVVGLIIIIGVYPKPLLHLSEAAVTNLIEQVKLKY, encoded by the coding sequence ATGGATAATATAGTTCTACTTCTTTTAGTGCCAATTATTGGAGCTTTGCTGTTAACGTTCGTCAACCAATCAAAAACAGCAAAGATACTTGCCCTCATTATCTCACTCACTTCCCTGGCGGCAACTGTTCCGTTTCTGGTGACCTTTGTGCCAGATGCAAGTATGCAATTCGAGCAGAATACTCCTTGGATTTCATCACTTGGTATTCATTTTCATGTAGGAATAGATGGTATTAGCCTGCCGTTGGTATTGCTTACCAATGGTTTGATTCCATGCATTATATTAACAACATTTAAACAACAGCAAAAAGGAAATTTCTATGCATTGATACTCTTCATGCAGGCTGGATTAATACTAGTTTTTACGGCTCTGGATGGCTTCCTTTTTTATGTTGGATGGGAGATAGCGTTAATTCCTATCTACTTTATATGCGGTCTTTGGGGAGGACAAAAAAGAATACGAACAACGTTGAAATTTTTCATCTATACATTCTCCGGGAGCCTACTCATGTTGATAGCGATCATTTATCTATACACACAAGTGCCTACCGCAAATTATGAATTGAGCTCTTTTTATGAATTGGCGCTTGATGAGCACACGCAACGTTGGATCTTTTGGGCATTCTTTATCGCTTTTGCTATTAAAATTCCACTTGTTCCATTTCATACATGGCAACCGGATACTTACACTGAAGCTCCTTCTGCCGGCACGATGCTGCTCTCCGGTATTATGTTGAAAATGGGCGTATATGGGTTAATCCGTTGGTTGATTCCGATAGCTCCATTAGGGGTAAATCAGTATGCGTATCTAGCGATATTATTGGCTATTATAGGTATTGTTTATGCGTCTATCATAGCTTTTAGACAAAGAGATCTGAAGCGTCTGATTGCTTATTCGTCTATTGCTCACGTAGGGTTGATAGCTGCAGGCGTATTTGTATGGAACGTTCAGGGTTTGCAAGGAGCTATGATACAGATGATAAATCATGGTATCAGTGTGGTCGGGCTGTTTTTTGTTATTGAAATTATAGAACGACAATTGGATACCCGTGATATAAAAGAGCTTGGTGGACTTGCTAAGCCGGCACCGATACTGGCTGCAATTTTTTTGATTATTGTAATGGGAGCCATTGGACTTCCATTAACCAATGGTTTTGTAGGCGAGTTTTTATTATTAATGGGAGTTTATCAATATAGTTTTTGGGCTGCGTTATTTGCCGGTCTGACAATCATTTTGGGAGCGGTATACATGTTGAGAATGTATCAGGGAACGATGTTGGGTGCTACTGTTGAGCGTGCGGCTGGTTTTAAAGATATCAGTGAAACAGACGCTCTGGTGCTTTGTGTAGTAGTAGGGCTTATAATTATTATAGGAGTATATCCTAAACCCTTACTCCACCTATCGGAAGCTGCTGTAACTAACTTGATTGAGCAGGTAAAGCTTAAATACTAA
- a CDS encoding NADH-quinone oxidoreductase subunit N, protein MGAIITLSLLAILVLYLGIFKMQKALLPVSLLGLLTAGTLTLKLWGTTAQPLFSGMVLFDHFSLAFSVLMIVVTILVMLLSRGYFDAVSSHIAEYYALIIFSLTGALLVVSYHNLSMLFIGIEIMSVALYILAGIRKKDAASNEAALKYFLMGAFSTGFLLFGITLLYGATATFDLAAIRAYVIAHQDGQISPLFYTGILLLIVGLAFKVGAAPFHFWTPDVYEGAPILITTFMSTVVKTAAFAGFLRIFLLCFDQLQIFWAPILLGVIVITLFVGNISALVQQSFKRMLAYSSISHAGYMLFAVLSLGEHASGAMLVYAAAYSIASVTAFAILVLVKRSRGSEHFESFNGLAKSNPFISLALTLSMLSLAGIPLTAGFIGKFMMFSEAVNGLHITLVILAAINAAIGIFYYFHVIINMYFKGTAGERIALNSNYKAVLLIGFILTILIGIYPNWLSGLI, encoded by the coding sequence ATGGGCGCAATCATTACATTGTCTTTATTAGCAATTTTAGTTTTATACTTGGGGATATTTAAAATGCAGAAAGCATTGCTGCCGGTATCCCTATTGGGGTTGTTAACCGCCGGAACTTTGACGTTGAAGTTATGGGGAACAACTGCTCAACCGCTATTTAGTGGGATGGTATTGTTTGATCATTTCTCGTTAGCTTTTTCTGTATTAATGATTGTAGTAACTATTTTGGTAATGCTGCTATCCCGTGGTTATTTTGATGCCGTTAGCTCCCATATTGCTGAATATTACGCGCTAATTATTTTTTCACTGACCGGAGCTCTATTAGTGGTATCTTATCATAATCTGTCCATGTTATTTATAGGTATCGAGATTATGTCGGTAGCCTTATACATATTAGCTGGTATACGGAAGAAAGATGCCGCGTCTAATGAGGCTGCGTTAAAGTATTTTCTTATGGGCGCCTTTTCTACAGGGTTTCTTTTGTTTGGGATTACGTTACTTTATGGGGCAACAGCTACATTTGACTTAGCAGCTATAAGGGCGTATGTAATAGCGCATCAAGATGGTCAAATATCACCATTATTTTATACGGGGATTTTATTGTTGATTGTAGGCTTGGCGTTTAAAGTTGGTGCTGCTCCCTTCCATTTCTGGACTCCCGACGTTTATGAAGGTGCTCCCATTTTGATTACCACGTTTATGAGCACTGTTGTTAAGACAGCTGCGTTTGCTGGATTCTTGAGAATATTTCTTCTATGTTTTGATCAACTACAGATTTTTTGGGCCCCGATTCTTTTAGGAGTTATCGTGATAACTTTATTTGTAGGAAATATTAGTGCGCTGGTACAACAAAGTTTTAAGCGTATGCTGGCTTATTCTAGTATATCTCATGCTGGCTACATGCTTTTTGCCGTGTTGAGCTTGGGAGAACATGCTAGTGGAGCGATGTTGGTGTATGCAGCAGCATACTCGATTGCCTCTGTTACAGCATTTGCTATTTTGGTGTTGGTGAAAAGAAGCCGAGGGAGTGAGCACTTTGAATCGTTTAATGGTTTAGCCAAGTCAAATCCTTTCATTTCACTAGCATTGACCTTGTCTATGCTGTCTTTGGCCGGAATACCTTTAACAGCAGGTTTCATAGGTAAGTTTATGATGTTCTCTGAGGCCGTGAACGGTTTGCACATAACTTTGGTAATACTAGCGGCTATAAACGCTGCAATAGGTATATTCTACTATTTTCATGTAATTATCAATATGTATTTTAAAGGAACAGCGGGGGAGAGAATCGCCTTAAACTCAAATTATAAGGCTGTATTATTGATCGGATTTATATTAACCATCTTAATCGGTATTTACCCAAATTGGCTAAGTGGTTTGATTTAA
- a CDS encoding DedA family protein, protein MQDFWLSIFQYFDAEAMIRSGGFYLILFVVFAETGLFFGFFLPGDYLLFLAGLFTASGLLDVSIFTLCTGMIVAGILGNFVGYWFGKRTGPILFKRKDTWLFKRKYIVMAEEFYNKYGGTALILGRFMPIIRTFAPIFAGVVRLDFKKFVLYNIIGSFLWVLILTLAGYYLGRQFPQIVDYIEYIVIGFVVLATLPIIIAIIKRKLKTQHKREDKEE, encoded by the coding sequence ATGCAAGACTTTTGGTTGTCCATTTTCCAATACTTTGATGCCGAGGCCATGATTAGGTCTGGAGGCTTTTATCTGATATTATTTGTTGTTTTTGCAGAAACAGGGCTTTTTTTTGGTTTTTTCCTGCCCGGCGACTATCTGCTTTTTTTAGCCGGGTTATTCACAGCGTCCGGACTTTTGGATGTCTCCATCTTTACATTATGTACTGGAATGATAGTTGCCGGCATATTGGGTAATTTTGTAGGTTATTGGTTTGGAAAACGAACGGGCCCAATCCTGTTTAAACGCAAAGATACATGGCTGTTTAAACGAAAATATATCGTGATGGCCGAAGAGTTCTATAATAAATATGGGGGTACCGCTTTGATTTTAGGTAGATTTATGCCAATAATACGTACCTTTGCTCCAATATTTGCAGGTGTTGTTCGCTTAGACTTTAAAAAATTTGTTTTATATAACATTATAGGCAGCTTTTTGTGGGTCCTCATACTTACTTTAGCAGGATATTATCTGGGAAGACAGTTTCCACAAATCGTTGACTATATCGAATATATAGTTATAGGTTTTGTAGTACTCGCTACCTTACCTATAATTATTGCTATAATAAAACGAAAGCTTAAAACGCAGCACAAAAGAGAAGATAAAGAAGAGTAG
- a CDS encoding inorganic diphosphatase: protein MNNAHPWHNVSPGDDVPTSVNAIIEIPKGSKAKYEIDKDSGLLRLDRVLFSSVMYPANYGFIPQTYCDDKDPLDILVLCSVDVVPMSIIEAKVIGVMHMVDGGEQDDKIIAVAKNDMSVNYINDLAELPPHTMKEIVRFFQDYKALEGKNVTIEKWMGKSFAYTCIQESLELYQKTFINK, encoded by the coding sequence ATGAATAACGCACATCCGTGGCACAATGTTTCTCCGGGCGATGACGTCCCCACTTCCGTAAATGCTATTATTGAAATTCCAAAAGGCTCAAAAGCTAAGTACGAAATAGATAAAGATAGTGGTCTGCTCAGGTTAGATCGCGTATTATTCTCCTCTGTCATGTACCCGGCTAATTATGGATTTATTCCGCAAACTTATTGCGATGATAAAGATCCCTTAGATATATTGGTATTATGCTCGGTGGATGTAGTGCCAATGTCAATTATTGAGGCTAAAGTAATTGGAGTTATGCATATGGTTGATGGCGGCGAGCAAGATGATAAAATTATTGCAGTAGCCAAAAACGATATGTCTGTTAATTATATTAATGATTTGGCCGAGCTACCCCCGCATACGATGAAAGAAATTGTCAGATTTTTCCAAGATTATAAAGCACTGGAGGGTAAAAATGTAACCATTGAAAAATGGATGGGCAAGTCATTTGCATATACCTGCATTCAGGAGAGTTTAGAACTCTATCAGAAAACATTTATCAACAAATAG
- a CDS encoding hemolysin family protein: MGFQIFVTLFLVLLNGFFVAAEFAIVKVRISQIEVKAKSGNSVAKIAKHITQHLDGYLAATQLGITLASLGLGWVGESVMTAVVHKVFALFNVELTGSIAKNMGHVLAFSIITVLHIVFGELAPKSIAIQRPVGTTMALSVPLRFFYIIFRPFIWILNGFANFILKILGFGSNVHEAHHSTEELQYLLDQGKESGALNMVEHELIKNVFDFNERLVKNIMVPRTKIVGIELTSPKEELLQTIISEGYSRIPVYDETIDKIVGIIHAKDILPLMVNNKDFVLKTIIRKPYFIAENKKINDLMSEFQLKRIQIAIVLDEFGGTAGMVTLEDIVEELVGEIQDEYDEEKPIVEKASDTEYIVEAAASVHDVNEFLPFELPESSDYDTISGLVITVFDKIPDVGERKEFHGYTFTILKKTQQNIEYVKLELLPRVEENDDLDS, from the coding sequence ATGGGGTTCCAAATTTTTGTTACGTTATTTCTGGTTCTGCTGAATGGTTTTTTTGTAGCAGCGGAGTTCGCTATAGTAAAGGTTCGTATCTCACAAATTGAAGTAAAGGCGAAATCAGGCAATAGCGTTGCAAAAATTGCTAAACATATTACACAACATCTCGATGGGTATTTAGCAGCGACCCAACTTGGTATTACCTTGGCGTCCCTAGGTTTAGGTTGGGTGGGTGAGTCTGTGATGACTGCCGTCGTCCATAAAGTGTTCGCACTATTTAACGTAGAGTTAACAGGCTCTATAGCAAAGAATATGGGACATGTACTGGCGTTCTCTATCATTACCGTATTACATATTGTTTTCGGGGAACTAGCCCCTAAGTCCATAGCTATACAGCGACCAGTGGGTACCACGATGGCCCTTTCGGTGCCTTTAAGATTTTTCTATATTATCTTCAGACCATTTATCTGGATATTAAATGGTTTTGCCAACTTCATTCTAAAAATATTGGGTTTCGGCTCCAACGTACATGAAGCACATCATTCTACAGAAGAACTACAATATTTACTCGATCAAGGTAAAGAAAGTGGTGCCTTGAATATGGTAGAACATGAACTAATTAAAAATGTGTTCGATTTCAATGAGAGGTTGGTAAAGAATATTATGGTGCCACGAACAAAAATCGTTGGTATCGAACTAACTAGTCCTAAAGAAGAACTATTACAGACCATCATCAGTGAGGGGTATTCAAGGATACCCGTCTATGACGAAACTATTGATAAAATAGTAGGCATTATACATGCGAAAGATATCTTACCGCTCATGGTAAATAATAAGGATTTTGTATTAAAAACGATCATTAGAAAACCATACTTCATAGCGGAGAATAAGAAAATCAATGACCTCATGAGTGAGTTTCAGCTGAAACGTATCCAGATTGCGATCGTGCTGGATGAGTTCGGTGGTACTGCGGGCATGGTAACGTTGGAAGATATTGTAGAAGAACTCGTCGGTGAAATTCAGGATGAATATGATGAGGAAAAACCTATTGTAGAAAAGGCCTCGGATACCGAGTATATTGTGGAAGCCGCCGCAAGTGTACACGACGTTAATGAATTTCTTCCTTTTGAACTACCCGAAAGTTCTGATTATGATACAATATCAGGATTGGTTATTACTGTTTTCGATAAAATTCCTGACGTAGGAGAGCGTAAGGAATTTCACGGGTATACTTTTACTATTCTGAAAAAGACACAACAAAACATAGAATACGTAAAGTTGGAGTTACTCCCTCGCGTGGAGGAAAACGACGACTTGGACTCTTAA
- a CDS encoding 16S rRNA (uracil(1498)-N(3))-methyltransferase — MHLFYTPDISPKQEEYVLHEDESKHCVRVLRMNKGDSASLIDGRGNLYEVIIEIPHPKKTRVKVVDVLPAFGERNHYLHIAVAPTKNIDRFEWFLEKATEIGIDEITPLICERSERKEVKLERLYKVIIAAIKQSKTAYLPKLNKPMRFNEFIARYDSNTNQNQKFIAHCLNQQKKTLNEQIKPHGRYCMLIGPEGDFTSEEVKQAVDKDFVAISLGNTRLRTETAALYACFETNYLNREQRPNN; from the coding sequence GTGCATTTATTTTACACCCCTGATATCAGCCCTAAGCAAGAAGAGTACGTTCTTCATGAGGACGAAAGTAAGCACTGTGTGCGCGTATTGCGTATGAATAAAGGCGACAGTGCTTCCTTAATAGACGGTAGAGGAAATCTTTACGAAGTCATTATAGAAATCCCTCATCCGAAAAAGACACGCGTTAAAGTAGTTGATGTGTTACCCGCTTTTGGCGAGAGAAATCATTATTTACATATCGCGGTTGCACCAACTAAAAATATAGACCGTTTTGAATGGTTTTTGGAGAAGGCTACAGAAATTGGTATTGATGAAATTACACCATTGATATGTGAACGTTCTGAACGTAAAGAAGTTAAATTGGAACGTCTGTATAAGGTGATCATCGCAGCGATAAAACAATCGAAAACTGCATATCTGCCTAAGTTAAATAAGCCCATGCGATTTAATGAATTTATTGCACGATACGACAGTAACACAAACCAGAATCAGAAATTTATCGCACATTGCCTAAATCAACAGAAAAAAACATTAAATGAGCAAATTAAACCTCATGGTAGGTACTGTATGCTAATTGGTCCAGAGGGTGATTTTACATCAGAAGAAGTAAAACAAGCTGTTGACAAGGATTTTGTTGCCATAAGTTTGGGGAATACACGGTTACGTACCGAAACGGCGGCCTTATATGCCTGTTTTGAAACCAATTATTTGAATAGAGAACAAAGGCCGAATAATTAA
- a CDS encoding prephenate dehydrogenase, whose amino-acid sequence MNIAIVGVGLIGGSIAITLKEKKYVETIIGVDKDEDNLKKALTIGFIDKALSLDEAINTADVFILSVPVDVIYNLLPIILDKINDQQVVIDMGSTKEQLLASVDGHVRRGRLVACHPMAGTEHSGPEAAVQGLFDGKTMIYCDVTNSDEDAFDTAEAIVEQLDMHTVFMNAREHDIHTAYVSHISHITSFALALTVLEKEKSQGRIFELASSGFESTVRLAKSSADMWVPIFRQNQRNVLDVLEEHIHQLQNMQTLLMKEDYQAFYKLIKKSNKIKRILK is encoded by the coding sequence ATGAATATTGCTATAGTAGGTGTGGGCCTAATAGGAGGATCTATTGCGATCACGCTAAAAGAAAAAAAGTATGTAGAGACAATTATAGGCGTAGATAAAGACGAAGACAACTTAAAAAAAGCGCTCACTATCGGTTTTATAGACAAGGCGCTCTCGTTAGACGAAGCCATAAACACTGCTGATGTATTTATTTTGTCGGTACCTGTTGATGTCATTTACAATTTACTACCTATTATCTTAGACAAGATCAATGATCAACAGGTGGTAATAGACATGGGCTCCACCAAGGAGCAGTTATTAGCCAGTGTAGATGGCCATGTTCGTCGAGGCCGATTAGTAGCTTGCCACCCTATGGCGGGTACGGAGCATTCCGGACCGGAAGCAGCAGTCCAAGGTCTTTTCGATGGAAAAACCATGATTTATTGTGATGTAACCAATAGTGATGAAGACGCCTTTGACACTGCAGAAGCGATCGTGGAACAACTAGACATGCATACTGTCTTTATGAACGCCAGGGAACATGACATCCATACAGCTTACGTATCACATATTTCGCATATCACCTCTTTTGCTTTAGCACTGACCGTGTTAGAAAAGGAAAAATCGCAGGGGCGAATCTTTGAACTCGCCAGTTCAGGGTTTGAATCTACCGTACGTTTGGCTAAAAGTTCAGCGGATATGTGGGTCCCTATTTTCCGGCAAAACCAACGAAATGTATTGGATGTACTGGAAGAACATATTCACCAACTCCAAAATATGCAAACCTTACTCATGAAGGAAGACTATCAAGCGTTTTATAAACTCATAAAAAAATCAAATAAAATAAAAAGAATACTTAAGTAA
- a CDS encoding pyridoxal phosphate-dependent aminotransferase: protein MSIEVAKRLQHTEEYYFSKKLREIDELNKKGLNVINLGIGSPDLPPHPSVIETLNQCASLPNTHAYQSYKGVPALRKAMAQWYEKFYSVTLNPETEVLPLMGSKEGIMHICMTYLQEGDEVLIPNPGYPTYTSAVRLTGAKGVSYTLKAENGWLPDLAALAKQNLSRVKMMWINYPHMPTGAKADIGFFERLIAFGKQHNILICHDNPYSFILTERPTSLLAIEGAKEVALELNSLSKSSNMAGWRIGMLLGAQDRINEILRFKSNMDSGMFLPLQMAAVKALTLNKDWYDELNMIYRNRRTKVHKLLDLLGCQYDKAQVGMFVWAKIPKKYTNGYELSDRVLQQSAVFITPGGIFGNAGDHYVRISLCTKESVLEEAIDRITSKIT from the coding sequence ATGTCTATTGAAGTAGCTAAAAGATTACAACATACGGAAGAATACTATTTCTCTAAAAAACTAAGAGAGATCGATGAGCTTAATAAAAAGGGACTAAATGTAATAAACCTTGGAATTGGTAGTCCGGATCTACCTCCGCACCCTTCGGTTATCGAAACATTGAATCAATGTGCTTCTTTGCCGAACACACATGCCTATCAAAGTTATAAGGGTGTTCCTGCTTTGAGAAAAGCGATGGCTCAATGGTATGAGAAGTTTTATTCAGTTACTTTAAATCCCGAAACGGAAGTTTTGCCTTTAATGGGTTCCAAAGAAGGCATTATGCACATATGTATGACTTATCTTCAAGAGGGTGATGAAGTACTTATACCCAACCCAGGTTATCCAACCTATACTTCAGCTGTACGGTTAACCGGAGCAAAGGGCGTATCCTATACATTAAAAGCTGAAAATGGGTGGTTACCCGATTTAGCAGCACTGGCCAAGCAGAATCTGAGCAGGGTCAAAATGATGTGGATCAATTACCCACATATGCCTACTGGTGCAAAAGCCGACATTGGCTTTTTTGAACGCCTGATTGCTTTTGGCAAACAGCACAATATCTTAATTTGTCACGATAACCCGTACAGTTTTATCTTAACTGAACGTCCAACTAGCTTATTAGCGATTGAAGGTGCAAAGGAAGTGGCGTTGGAGTTAAACTCTCTAAGTAAATCAAGTAATATGGCTGGCTGGCGCATTGGAATGCTTTTAGGAGCACAGGATCGTATAAATGAAATATTACGCTTCAAAAGTAATATGGATTCTGGGATGTTTCTTCCACTGCAAATGGCAGCCGTTAAAGCTTTAACGCTTAATAAGGACTGGTACGATGAGTTAAACATGATTTATCGCAATAGGCGGACGAAAGTGCATAAATTATTAGATCTGCTCGGCTGTCAATACGACAAAGCACAGGTAGGTATGTTTGTTTGGGCTAAAATACCTAAAAAGTATACCAACGGATACGAGTTGAGCGACCGGGTACTTCAACAATCGGCTGTGTTCATCACACCTGGAGGTATATTTGGTAATGCGGGAGATCACTACGTTCGAATCAGCTTGTGCACAAAGGAGTCGGTGTTGGAAGAGGCTATTGATAGAATTACATCGAAAATAACATAG